The proteins below come from a single Agrococcus beijingensis genomic window:
- a CDS encoding thiamine-binding protein, which yields MLVAFSVAPGTAGEDGSVHDAVAAAVRVVRESGLPNRTDAMFTTIEGEWDEVFDVVRRATDAVLAHTPRASLVLKADIRPGWTGELDGKVVRLEHALEGDA from the coding sequence ATGCTCGTCGCATTCTCCGTTGCACCAGGCACCGCGGGCGAGGACGGCTCGGTGCACGACGCGGTCGCCGCCGCCGTGCGCGTGGTCCGCGAGAGCGGGCTGCCGAACCGCACCGACGCCATGTTCACGACGATCGAGGGCGAGTGGGACGAGGTGTTCGACGTCGTGCGGCGCGCGACCGACGCCGTGCTCGCCCACACGCCGCGCGCATCCCTCGTCCTGAAGGCCGACATCCGACCCGGATGGACAGGCGAGCTCGACGGCAAGGTCGTCAGGCTCGAGCACGCCCTGGAGGGGGACGCATGA
- a CDS encoding carbon-nitrogen hydrolase family protein, protein MSAAQPLLLAAAVQLAPTVDVDANRAAAAAWIDRAAGRGARLIVLPEYAQHCSNDLATTAPAAAEDLDGPFVAMLAERAAAHDALIVAGLVERVDGGVSNTVVAVDASGVREAYRKVHLYDAFGSRESDWLTPGDVAQTPVVEALGMRIGIETCYDLRFPETTRRLVDAGADVIVIPAEWVRGPQKERHWTTLVTARAIESTVHIVAADQAPPLGVGCSLIVDPMGIPLAALGDGEGIAIAPIDPALTAATRERNPSLANRRYRIA, encoded by the coding sequence ATGAGTGCCGCGCAGCCCCTCCTGCTCGCCGCCGCCGTGCAGCTGGCGCCGACCGTGGACGTCGACGCGAATCGCGCCGCCGCGGCCGCGTGGATCGATCGCGCCGCGGGCAGGGGAGCGCGGCTCATCGTGCTGCCCGAGTACGCCCAGCACTGCTCCAACGACCTCGCGACGACGGCGCCGGCCGCCGCGGAGGACCTCGACGGACCCTTCGTCGCGATGCTCGCCGAGCGCGCGGCCGCGCACGACGCCCTCATCGTGGCGGGGCTCGTCGAGCGGGTCGACGGCGGTGTCTCCAACACGGTCGTCGCCGTCGACGCATCCGGGGTCCGTGAGGCCTACCGGAAGGTGCACCTCTACGACGCGTTCGGCTCTCGCGAGTCCGACTGGCTGACGCCGGGGGACGTGGCGCAGACCCCGGTGGTCGAGGCGCTCGGCATGCGCATCGGCATCGAGACCTGCTACGACCTGCGGTTCCCCGAGACCACGAGGAGACTGGTGGATGCGGGGGCCGACGTCATCGTCATCCCCGCAGAGTGGGTGCGGGGCCCGCAGAAGGAGCGCCACTGGACGACGCTCGTGACCGCGCGCGCCATCGAGTCGACCGTGCACATCGTGGCCGCCGACCAGGCGCCGCCGCTGGGCGTCGGCTGCTCGCTCATCGTCGACCCGATGGGCATCCCGCTCGCGGCGCTCGGCGACGGCGAGGGCATCGCGATCGCGCCGATCGACCCCGCGCTGACGGCGGCGACGCGTGAGCGCAACCCGTCGCTGGCGAATCGGCGCTACCGGATCGCCTGA
- a CDS encoding aminotransferase class I/II-fold pyridoxal phosphate-dependent enzyme produces MEQAPWQRTAAGAGLLGTDGRLAPTIFAEMTALASRTGALNLGQGFPDEDGPRAVLDAAKHAIDHGRNQYGPGRGAPELIDAIIEHQRRFYGIGLGRGDVLVTAGATEALAATMLAYLQPGDEVIVFEPYYDAYAAVAALAGAELVPVPLAAPDFQPDPDRLQRATSPRTRMIIVNSPHNPTGAVFSEEVMRHIVRIAERRDAIIVTDEVYEHLVYDERHVPVASFEAARDRLVSISSAGKTFSVTGWKVGWIMSTPERIAQIGAVKQYLTFVNGAPFQPAVAVGLRLADEHYDTIVQSFARKRDILTRGLRKAGFTVHEAMAGYFVLADAAPLGITDATELARRMPELVGVVGVPLSALARPSRRDLRSTMRFAFCKSDDMLHQAADRLAGLKDATLPVA; encoded by the coding sequence ATGGAGCAGGCACCCTGGCAGCGCACCGCAGCGGGCGCCGGACTGCTCGGCACCGATGGCCGGCTCGCGCCGACGATCTTCGCCGAGATGACGGCGCTGGCATCGAGGACGGGGGCGCTCAACCTCGGGCAGGGCTTCCCCGACGAGGACGGCCCGCGCGCCGTGCTCGACGCGGCGAAGCACGCGATCGACCACGGCCGCAACCAGTACGGGCCGGGCAGGGGCGCCCCTGAGCTGATCGACGCGATCATCGAGCACCAGCGCCGCTTCTACGGCATCGGGCTCGGTCGCGGCGACGTGCTGGTCACCGCGGGGGCGACCGAGGCGCTGGCGGCCACGATGCTCGCCTACCTGCAGCCGGGCGACGAGGTGATCGTCTTCGAGCCCTACTACGACGCCTATGCGGCGGTCGCGGCGCTCGCCGGCGCCGAGCTGGTGCCGGTGCCGCTGGCCGCACCGGACTTCCAGCCCGACCCCGACCGCCTGCAGCGGGCGACGAGCCCGCGCACGCGCATGATCATCGTCAACTCCCCGCACAACCCGACCGGCGCGGTGTTCAGCGAGGAGGTCATGCGGCACATCGTGCGCATCGCCGAGCGGCGCGACGCGATCATCGTCACCGACGAGGTCTACGAGCACCTGGTCTACGACGAGCGCCACGTGCCGGTGGCGAGCTTCGAGGCCGCGCGCGACCGGCTCGTCTCGATCTCGTCGGCCGGCAAGACCTTCTCGGTCACCGGCTGGAAGGTCGGCTGGATCATGTCGACGCCCGAGCGCATCGCCCAGATCGGGGCGGTCAAGCAGTACCTGACGTTCGTGAACGGCGCGCCCTTCCAGCCGGCCGTCGCGGTCGGCCTGCGGCTCGCCGACGAGCACTACGACACGATCGTGCAGTCGTTCGCGCGCAAGCGCGACATCCTCACCCGCGGCCTGCGCAAAGCCGGCTTCACGGTGCACGAGGCGATGGCCGGCTACTTCGTGCTGGCCGACGCCGCGCCGCTCGGCATCACCGACGCCACCGAGCTGGCCCGCCGGATGCCGGAGCTGGTGGGAGTCGTCGGCGTGCCGCTGTCGGCGCTCGCGCGGCCGTCGCGGCGCGACCTGCGCTCGACGATGCGCTTCGCCTTCTGCAAGTCCGACGACATGCTGCACCAGGCCGCCGACCGGCTCGCCGGCCTCAAGGACGCGACGCTCCCCGTCGCCTGA
- a CDS encoding S1C family serine protease — translation MTNPYDPAQHPGGNQPAGQSPVPNPMAPRQSQDQPSAGQPSAAQPEWQRWQSPAQQSSTPAPAASPYAARPSAPFASPSTGSNGYGAYGNGAYSNGGYSDAQPTAAFGQPGSTPSYDTPTTRSATAQAEPPRRRGGLIVGGLLAAALLGGAAGFGGGALAGMQQDGQTQSAPASSGVTGDTVSDPGTIADVAATAGPSVVTVQAVSQSGSGEGSGVVIAEGGYIVTNNHVVTLDGATADATITVETNDGRLLGATIVGTDPVVDLAVIRVDAELPVITIASSDDVRVGDTAVAIGAPLGLSNSVTDGIVSAVDRGLRIASSAAPDDEQQSQQEPFGFWQEDGAQAPQQDISIPVVQTDASINPGNSGGALLNGSGQLIGVNVAIASMGQEGSSGSIGIGFAIEASLVQRVVEEIIAEGEASHGLLGATVSDVRDASIGTVGAQIQELSEGGAAAAAGMQAGDVITEIDGAPVTNAVDATAQVRSHAAGATVAITYQRGGQSADVDVTLGELP, via the coding sequence ATGACGAACCCGTACGACCCTGCCCAGCACCCGGGCGGCAACCAGCCCGCAGGGCAGAGCCCTGTGCCGAACCCGATGGCGCCGCGACAGAGCCAAGACCAGCCGAGCGCAGGTCAGCCGAGCGCAGCCCAGCCCGAGTGGCAGCGCTGGCAGAGCCCCGCGCAGCAGTCGAGCACGCCGGCGCCTGCCGCGAGCCCCTACGCAGCGCGACCCTCCGCGCCGTTCGCGAGCCCGTCCACCGGCTCCAACGGCTACGGCGCCTACGGCAACGGTGCGTACAGCAACGGCGGCTACAGCGACGCGCAGCCGACGGCCGCGTTCGGGCAGCCCGGGTCGACGCCCTCGTACGACACACCGACGACCCGCTCGGCGACCGCGCAGGCCGAGCCCCCCCGCCGTCGCGGCGGGCTGATCGTCGGCGGGCTGCTCGCGGCGGCCCTGCTGGGCGGTGCCGCGGGCTTCGGCGGCGGCGCGCTGGCGGGGATGCAGCAGGACGGGCAGACCCAGTCGGCGCCGGCGAGCAGCGGCGTCACGGGCGACACGGTGTCCGATCCGGGGACCATCGCCGACGTGGCGGCGACGGCGGGCCCGTCGGTCGTCACCGTGCAGGCGGTCTCGCAGTCGGGCAGCGGAGAGGGATCCGGCGTCGTCATCGCCGAGGGCGGCTACATCGTCACGAACAACCACGTCGTCACGCTCGACGGCGCCACCGCCGACGCGACCATCACCGTCGAGACCAATGACGGGCGCCTCCTCGGCGCCACGATCGTCGGCACCGACCCCGTCGTCGACCTCGCGGTCATCCGCGTCGACGCCGAGCTGCCCGTCATCACGATCGCGTCGAGCGACGACGTCCGGGTCGGCGACACCGCCGTCGCGATCGGCGCGCCGCTGGGCCTGTCGAACTCGGTCACCGACGGCATCGTCTCCGCCGTCGACCGCGGCCTCCGCATCGCCTCGAGCGCGGCGCCCGACGACGAGCAGCAGTCGCAGCAGGAGCCCTTCGGCTTCTGGCAGGAGGACGGCGCGCAGGCGCCCCAGCAGGACATCTCGATCCCGGTCGTGCAGACCGACGCATCCATCAACCCCGGCAACTCCGGCGGCGCCCTGCTGAACGGGTCGGGCCAGCTGATCGGCGTGAACGTGGCGATCGCCAGCATGGGGCAGGAGGGCTCCTCCGGCTCGATCGGCATCGGCTTCGCGATCGAGGCGAGCCTCGTGCAGCGCGTCGTCGAGGAGATCATCGCCGAGGGCGAGGCCAGCCACGGACTCCTCGGAGCCACCGTGAGCGACGTCCGCGACGCATCCATCGGCACCGTGGGCGCGCAGATCCAGGAGCTCAGCGAGGGCGGCGCGGCCGCCGCGGCAGGCATGCAGGCGGGCGACGTGATCACCGAGATCGACGGCGCCCCCGTCACCAACGCGGTCGACGCGACCGCCCAGGTGCGCTCGCACGCCGCCGGCGCGACGGTCGCCATCACGTACCAGCGCGGCGGGCAGTCCGCCGACGTCGACGTGACGCTGGGCGAGCTGCCCTAG
- a CDS encoding DUF3039 domain-containing protein, with protein sequence MTTTPGPDTVGTGGSTDVLDRELEKLLNEESVEDGDHDRFSHYVKKEKILQSALSGKPVRALCGKKWTPGRDPEKFPICPTCKDIYEKLRSE encoded by the coding sequence ATGACGACCACCCCTGGACCCGACACCGTGGGCACCGGCGGCAGCACCGACGTGCTCGACCGGGAGCTCGAGAAGCTGCTCAACGAGGAGTCGGTCGAGGACGGCGACCACGACCGCTTCTCGCACTACGTCAAGAAGGAGAAGATCCTGCAGTCGGCGCTCTCGGGCAAGCCGGTGCGGGCGCTCTGCGGCAAGAAGTGGACGCCGGGCCGCGACCCGGAGAAGTTCCCCATCTGCCCCACCTGCAAGGACATCTACGAGAAGCTCCGCTCGGAGTGA
- a CDS encoding nicotinate phosphoribosyltransferase — MHRSTLPAPQQPRHRVAPVTDTALMTDRYELTMIDAAMRAGTAFRPSVFEAFARRLPGARRYGVVAGTGRFLERVAEFRFGDDELRFLRENHVVSPELLDWLADYRFSGDIRGYAEGELYFPGSPILVIEGTFAEAVVLETVALSVLNYDSAVANAATRMTRAAKGRPVAEMGSRRANEEAAVAAARAAYIAGFSATSNLAAGARWGIPTMGTAAHSFTLLHDTEAEAFQAQIDVLGVDTTLLVDTYDIEQGIRTAIEVAGTSLGGIRLDSGDLVEVAADARRLLDSLGATDTRITVTSDLDEYAIAGLQASPVDAYGVGTSVVTGSGAPAAGMVYKLVSRQGDDGEWVGVGKKSEDKASKPGEKSAVRTLDAGGVAVEETVLVTDDPLVVEAAAQTGRPLQVPLVVAGEIQQQWLGHSGVELARQRHDASVAELPSEAHRLARGEPVLPTVFR, encoded by the coding sequence ATGCACCGATCCACGCTACCTGCACCGCAGCAGCCCCGGCATAGGGTTGCCCCTGTGACCGACACCGCGCTCATGACCGACCGCTACGAGCTGACGATGATCGATGCCGCCATGCGCGCCGGCACCGCGTTCCGTCCCTCCGTCTTCGAGGCGTTCGCGCGCCGTCTGCCGGGCGCGCGCCGCTACGGCGTCGTCGCCGGCACCGGCAGGTTCCTCGAGCGGGTCGCCGAGTTCCGCTTCGGCGACGACGAGCTGCGCTTCCTGCGCGAGAACCACGTGGTGTCGCCCGAGCTGCTCGACTGGCTCGCCGACTACCGCTTCTCGGGCGACATCCGCGGCTATGCCGAGGGCGAGCTCTACTTCCCCGGCTCCCCCATCCTCGTCATCGAGGGCACGTTCGCCGAGGCGGTCGTGCTCGAGACGGTCGCCCTGTCGGTGCTCAACTACGACTCGGCGGTCGCCAACGCCGCGACCCGCATGACCCGGGCAGCCAAGGGCCGGCCGGTGGCCGAGATGGGCTCGCGGCGCGCGAACGAGGAGGCCGCGGTCGCCGCCGCCCGCGCCGCCTACATCGCCGGCTTCAGCGCCACCAGCAACCTCGCCGCCGGCGCGCGGTGGGGCATCCCCACCATGGGCACCGCCGCGCACTCCTTCACCCTGCTGCATGACACCGAGGCCGAGGCGTTCCAGGCGCAGATCGACGTGCTGGGCGTCGACACGACGCTGCTGGTCGACACCTACGACATCGAGCAGGGCATCCGCACCGCGATCGAGGTCGCGGGCACGAGCCTCGGCGGCATCCGCCTCGACTCCGGCGACCTCGTCGAGGTGGCGGCCGACGCGCGCCGGCTGCTCGACTCGCTCGGTGCCACCGACACCCGCATCACCGTCACCAGCGACCTCGACGAGTACGCGATCGCGGGCCTGCAGGCGAGCCCGGTGGATGCGTACGGTGTCGGCACGAGCGTCGTCACCGGCTCGGGCGCTCCCGCGGCGGGCATGGTCTACAAGCTGGTCTCGCGCCAGGGCGACGACGGCGAGTGGGTCGGCGTCGGCAAGAAGAGCGAGGACAAGGCGTCGAAGCCGGGCGAGAAGTCGGCGGTGCGCACGCTCGACGCGGGCGGCGTCGCCGTCGAGGAGACGGTGCTCGTCACCGACGACCCGCTGGTGGTCGAGGCCGCGGCGCAGACCGGGCGACCGTTGCAGGTGCCGCTCGTCGTCGCCGGCGAGATCCAGCAGCAGTGGCTCGGCCACTCCGGTGTCGAGCTGGCGCGCCAGCGCCACGACGCGTCGGTGGCGGAGCTGCCGAGCGAGGCGCACCGACTGGCGCGGGGCGAACCGGTGCTGCCCACCGTCTTCCGCTGA